A window of Chitinophaga sp. MM2321 contains these coding sequences:
- a CDS encoding TolC family protein has translation MKRLKLTLILLMGIGVYNGYAQTQLTLQEALKFALGNNQQLARTRMEEEMGKFKTQEVRSQALPQINGSANYTDNLMLQKSLIPGEMLGKSADSSVLVAFGVQYSTSVGAELSQQVFNKAVFTGLKAAKSGEEYYSLQSQQSAENVIYNVSQLYYQLLVTQEKIITINSNIEKLTQLVAATKSQYDNGLAKKIDLDRIRVNLTNYVTQRTQLQNQSHMQTNNLKRVMGMPLEANFSLPPASLTEIEKKAAGVLQYDDMNLGERTEFKLLKKQEELQLLQKQAYQAEYYPTISLFGRYNYNGMSQHFAFAKDPSNATNWFGAAAVGLSMKIPIFDGFGRRAKMSQANVSLRQLNKQLEETTLTLNTEYENAKLQVRSNLSTITTQKENVDLANEVYYSTQNNYKLGLASLTDLLNSETSLADAQNSYNEALLQYKLAELEIIKSKGSLKELLN, from the coding sequence ATGAAGCGATTAAAGTTAACGCTTATTCTCCTGATGGGGATAGGGGTATATAACGGCTATGCACAAACGCAACTGACGTTGCAGGAAGCCCTGAAGTTCGCATTGGGTAATAACCAGCAACTCGCCAGAACAAGAATGGAAGAGGAAATGGGTAAGTTCAAAACCCAGGAAGTCCGCTCCCAGGCATTACCGCAGATCAATGGTAGTGCCAACTATACCGATAACCTCATGCTCCAGAAATCATTGATACCTGGTGAAATGCTGGGAAAATCTGCTGATAGTTCTGTACTGGTAGCCTTTGGTGTTCAATACAGCACGTCTGTAGGCGCTGAATTAAGTCAACAGGTTTTTAACAAGGCCGTTTTTACCGGGCTGAAAGCTGCTAAATCAGGCGAAGAATATTATTCCCTGCAATCACAGCAATCCGCTGAAAATGTGATCTACAATGTATCCCAGCTATATTATCAACTGCTGGTAACACAGGAAAAAATAATCACCATCAACAGCAATATCGAAAAGCTGACGCAACTGGTAGCCGCTACCAAATCACAATATGATAACGGGTTGGCTAAGAAAATAGACCTGGACCGTATCCGGGTAAATCTTACCAATTACGTTACCCAGCGTACCCAGTTGCAGAATCAGTCTCATATGCAGACGAACAACCTGAAACGCGTCATGGGTATGCCTTTGGAAGCAAACTTTTCTTTGCCTCCCGCTTCATTAACGGAGATAGAAAAGAAAGCCGCAGGCGTTTTGCAGTATGATGATATGAACCTGGGCGAGAGAACAGAATTCAAATTGCTGAAGAAGCAGGAAGAGCTGCAATTACTGCAAAAGCAGGCTTACCAGGCGGAGTATTACCCGACGATTTCCCTGTTTGGCCGGTATAACTATAATGGAATGAGTCAGCATTTTGCTTTTGCAAAAGACCCTTCCAATGCTACCAACTGGTTTGGGGCCGCTGCAGTAGGGCTCTCCATGAAGATCCCCATTTTTGATGGCTTTGGCCGCCGTGCTAAAATGAGTCAGGCAAATGTATCCCTGCGCCAGCTCAACAAGCAACTGGAAGAAACAACACTCACACTTAATACCGAATACGAAAATGCCAAGTTACAGGTGAGAAGTAATCTCTCCACTATTACCACACAGAAAGAAAACGTAGATCTGGCCAACGAAGTGTATTATTCTACACAGAATAACTACAAACTCGGCCTGGCCAGCTTAACGGATCTGCTGAATTCCGAAACTTCCCTCGCAGACGCACAGAATAGCTACAACGAAGCATTGTTGCAGTATAAACTGGCAGAACTGGAAATTATAAAAAGCAAAGGCAGTTTGAAAGAACTGCTAAACTAA
- a CDS encoding efflux RND transporter periplasmic adaptor subunit codes for MKKFIIWGVVTIGAVVLIMWKLNANKKANEAKTAFVKESNTGAIPVLIQKVSRNDFSQGFLANGNFAPIRELSYMAEAAGRITRLLVDEGSVVTQGQAIAYIDGQIVNTDLESAKANLAQLKVDKERYESAFQTGGVTQKQMDDARLQYDIAKTRYEAAGRRVSDTYVKAPISGVINKKYIEQGAYLSIGNKMFDIVDVSRLKLAVAVPEGQVVELKKGQRVKVTSTVFPETSYDGTITFIAAKGDNSLNYPVEMEVSNVAGKPLKAGMYGTAHFESPESAQTIFVARTAFVGGVNSNEVYVMEGNVAKIRKVVAGRIIGDQVEIREGLNEGDTVITSGQINLSEGATVVVQSAKK; via the coding sequence ATGAAAAAGTTTATAATCTGGGGCGTGGTAACAATAGGTGCAGTGGTACTGATCATGTGGAAGCTTAACGCAAATAAAAAAGCTAACGAAGCTAAAACAGCATTTGTAAAAGAAAGTAATACAGGTGCTATACCGGTACTGATACAGAAAGTATCCCGGAATGATTTTTCACAGGGATTTCTGGCCAATGGCAACTTTGCTCCTATCCGCGAACTGTCCTATATGGCGGAAGCTGCCGGCCGTATTACCAGGCTACTGGTAGATGAAGGCAGCGTAGTAACGCAGGGACAGGCAATCGCCTACATAGATGGCCAGATCGTAAATACAGACCTGGAATCTGCAAAAGCTAACCTGGCACAGTTGAAAGTAGACAAGGAAAGATATGAAAGTGCTTTCCAGACAGGAGGCGTTACACAGAAGCAAATGGATGATGCCAGGCTTCAGTATGATATTGCTAAAACCCGTTATGAGGCTGCTGGTCGCCGTGTAAGCGACACTTATGTGAAAGCGCCTATTTCCGGTGTTATCAATAAAAAATATATAGAACAGGGTGCTTATCTCTCTATAGGCAATAAAATGTTTGACATCGTGGATGTATCCAGGCTGAAACTGGCAGTAGCGGTACCGGAAGGCCAGGTGGTAGAACTGAAGAAAGGACAACGCGTAAAAGTTACTTCCACTGTATTTCCTGAAACAAGCTATGATGGTACGATCACTTTCATCGCTGCAAAAGGCGACAACTCATTGAACTATCCCGTAGAAATGGAAGTAAGCAATGTGGCGGGCAAACCGCTGAAAGCCGGTATGTACGGCACCGCACATTTTGAATCACCTGAAAGTGCACAAACCATCTTCGTTGCGCGCACCGCCTTTGTAGGTGGTGTAAACAGCAATGAGGTGTATGTGATGGAAGGTAACGTGGCAAAGATACGGAAGGTAGTAGCCGGCCGTATTATAGGCGACCAGGTGGAAATACGGGAAGGGCTGAACGAAGGTGATACCGTAATCACAAGCGGACAGATTAACCTGTCGGAAGGGGCTACCGTAGTGGTGCAGAGCGCCAAAAAATAA
- a CDS encoding efflux RND transporter permease subunit — translation MKITEISIKRPTIVVVVFTILTLLGVMSYKSLNYELLPKFSSPIVTIATVYPGASPNEVESTITKKIEDAVASMEKIKKIISKSSESLSVITVELNNDADVDIALQDAQRKVNAILADLPGDAKPPSLNKFSIDDLPIMTLSATADMDDKQFYDLVDKKLQPLLSRLPGVAQVSLIGGQEREIQVNVDPKRLQAFGLSILQLRQMITNANLDFPTGKVKTADEQILIRLAGKYKDVDQLRNLVLKTTADGTQVRLQDVADVQDAQKDAERIARVDGVNAIALQVQKQTDANAVTVSEGMKKAIASIEKDYAPNNLKILVANDSSDFTLESADSVIHDLILAVALVAIVMLLFLHSIRSALFVMIAIPASLIATFIGMKLMGFSLNLMSLLGLSLVVGILVDDAIVVLENIYRHMEMGKNRVRAAFDGVKEVGFTVTSITLVIVVVFLPISLTNELVSKILREFCVVVMISTMLSLLSSFMIVPLLSSRFGKLEHITGKNVFEKFILWFEKQLQHFTHWMTGVLKWALAHKAVTLIAAVGLLFLSFMLVGKGYIGGEFIPKGDRGQFIIMLEMPKDASVQQTNQATRTAEQYLSKKAEITRLITTVGQTSEDGFGNAQSTAYKSEITVMLVSPEQRLDGSDIYGAKIKKELKSILPGVKVKTTNVSILGTAERAPVELIVMGTELDSVMAYAKKAMDTLKTISGASEVKLSVEDGNPEINVQVDRDKMSALGLTLDAVGGTMQTAFSGTADDSKVKFRQGDYEYDINIRFDEFNRKNLQDVSNIQFVNDKGQLIKLSQFANISEGSGPSHLERRDKNTSVSVQAQVIGRPSGTVTQEFAAKLTQMEKPAGINYLFGGDAENQGDSFGTLGTALLISIVLVYLIMVALYDNYIHPFVVLFSIPLAIIGALLALALTNNTLNIFTILGMIMLIGLVAKNAIILVDFTNQMKEEGQTTYQALIHANNARLRPILMTTIAMVIGMLPIALATGGVASTKNGLAWVIIGGLMSSMFLTLIVVPVVYMVVDKGMAKFGIGKLSSKRYIRQRMKAPYKAIPLHEIHNN, via the coding sequence ATGAAGATTACTGAAATATCAATAAAGCGGCCTACCATAGTGGTGGTGGTGTTTACCATCCTCACCCTGCTGGGGGTTATGAGCTATAAATCACTGAACTACGAGCTACTGCCGAAGTTCAGCTCACCCATCGTAACGATTGCTACGGTATACCCGGGTGCTTCGCCGAATGAGGTGGAAAGTACGATCACAAAAAAGATCGAAGATGCGGTAGCATCCATGGAAAAGATCAAGAAGATTATTTCGAAGTCTTCTGAAAGCCTTTCCGTTATTACGGTAGAGTTGAATAACGATGCCGATGTGGATATTGCCCTGCAGGATGCACAACGTAAGGTAAACGCTATCCTGGCCGATTTGCCGGGAGATGCCAAACCGCCTTCTCTCAATAAATTCTCTATTGATGATTTACCGATCATGACATTGTCTGCCACCGCTGATATGGATGACAAACAGTTTTATGACCTGGTAGATAAAAAGTTGCAGCCACTTTTATCACGTCTGCCGGGCGTTGCCCAGGTATCGCTGATTGGTGGACAGGAACGTGAGATCCAGGTAAACGTGGACCCTAAAAGGTTACAGGCGTTTGGATTATCCATTCTGCAACTGCGGCAGATGATTACGAATGCGAATCTCGACTTCCCTACCGGTAAGGTGAAAACTGCTGATGAGCAGATCCTGATCCGTTTGGCGGGTAAGTATAAAGATGTGGATCAGCTGCGTAACCTGGTGTTAAAAACCACAGCAGACGGCACCCAGGTGCGTTTGCAGGATGTAGCTGATGTGCAGGATGCACAGAAAGATGCAGAGCGTATTGCCCGTGTAGATGGCGTAAATGCCATTGCATTACAGGTGCAGAAACAAACCGATGCCAATGCGGTAACGGTGAGTGAAGGCATGAAGAAGGCAATTGCCAGCATAGAAAAAGATTATGCCCCCAATAACTTAAAAATATTAGTGGCAAATGACTCCTCGGATTTTACCCTGGAATCGGCTGACTCAGTAATACATGACCTTATCCTGGCGGTAGCCCTGGTGGCCATTGTAATGCTGTTGTTCCTGCACAGTATCCGTAGTGCATTGTTTGTAATGATCGCTATTCCGGCCTCCCTGATAGCAACTTTCATTGGCATGAAACTGATGGGCTTTTCGCTCAACCTCATGTCACTGTTAGGTTTATCGCTGGTGGTAGGTATCCTGGTGGATGATGCCATCGTGGTGCTGGAAAATATTTACCGGCACATGGAAATGGGTAAAAACCGTGTCCGTGCAGCGTTTGACGGTGTAAAGGAAGTAGGGTTTACCGTTACCTCCATTACCCTGGTAATTGTGGTGGTGTTCTTACCTATCTCTTTAACAAACGAACTGGTATCAAAGATCCTCCGTGAGTTCTGCGTGGTAGTAATGATTTCCACGATGCTCAGTTTATTATCTTCCTTTATGATCGTACCGCTGTTATCATCCCGCTTTGGTAAGCTGGAACATATAACAGGTAAGAACGTATTTGAAAAGTTTATCCTTTGGTTTGAAAAGCAATTACAGCACTTTACCCACTGGATGACAGGTGTCCTGAAATGGGCGCTGGCACATAAAGCTGTTACGCTGATCGCGGCCGTGGGCTTGTTGTTTCTCTCTTTTATGCTGGTAGGCAAAGGGTACATTGGTGGGGAGTTTATTCCCAAAGGCGACCGCGGACAGTTTATCATCATGCTGGAAATGCCGAAAGATGCGTCCGTACAACAAACGAACCAGGCTACCCGTACAGCAGAACAATATCTTAGCAAGAAGGCGGAGATTACACGTTTGATCACTACTGTAGGACAAACCAGTGAAGATGGTTTTGGTAATGCACAGTCTACCGCTTATAAATCAGAGATCACCGTAATGTTGGTGAGTCCTGAACAGCGGCTGGATGGTTCCGATATATATGGCGCAAAGATTAAGAAAGAACTGAAGAGCATACTGCCGGGTGTGAAAGTGAAAACCACTAATGTGAGTATCCTGGGTACTGCGGAGAGAGCGCCGGTAGAATTGATCGTGATGGGTACTGAACTGGACAGTGTGATGGCTTATGCAAAGAAGGCGATGGACACCCTGAAAACGATCAGTGGCGCCAGTGAGGTAAAATTATCGGTGGAAGATGGTAACCCCGAAATCAATGTGCAGGTGGATCGTGATAAGATGTCTGCTTTAGGACTTACCCTGGATGCGGTGGGCGGTACCATGCAAACTGCTTTCAGCGGTACGGCAGACGACTCCAAAGTGAAGTTCCGCCAGGGAGATTATGAGTATGATATCAACATCCGTTTTGATGAATTCAATAGAAAGAATTTACAGGATGTATCCAATATCCAGTTTGTTAATGACAAGGGACAGCTGATTAAGTTATCCCAGTTTGCCAATATATCGGAAGGTTCAGGGCCGAGCCACCTGGAGAGAAGGGATAAAAATACTTCTGTATCTGTGCAGGCGCAGGTAATAGGACGCCCATCCGGTACGGTAACACAGGAATTTGCTGCAAAGCTGACGCAGATGGAAAAACCTGCCGGGATCAACTACCTGTTTGGCGGGGACGCGGAGAACCAGGGTGATTCCTTTGGTACATTGGGCACGGCGTTGCTGATCTCTATTGTACTGGTGTACCTGATCATGGTAGCGTTGTACGACAACTATATCCATCCTTTTGTGGTATTGTTCTCTATTCCGCTGGCAATTATCGGTGCCTTGCTGGCCCTGGCGCTGACTAATAATACACTGAACATCTTTACCATCCTGGGTATGATCATGTTGATCGGGCTTGTGGCGAAGAATGCGATCATCCTGGTGGATTTTACCAACCAGATGAAGGAAGAGGGGCAAACAACTTATCAGGCGCTGATACATGCCAATAATGCGCGTTTGCGGCCTATCCTCATGACTACGATTGCGATGGTGATCGGTATGTTGCCCATTGCACTGGCTACGGGTGGCGTTGCTTCCACTAAAAACGGGCTGGCCTGGGTTATTATCGGTGGGTTGATGAGCTCTATGTTCCTGACCCTGATTGTAGTGCCGGTAGTGTATATGGTGGTAGATAAGGGGATGGCGAAATTCGGTATAGGTAAACTATCCTCCAAACGCTATATCAGACAGCGTATGAAGGCGCCTTACAAAGCAATTCCTTTACATGAGATACATAATAATTAA
- a CDS encoding nicotinate phosphoribosyltransferase, translating to MIKENLILLADAYKYSHHKLYIPGTQLIYSYLESRGGKFDETVFYGLQYFLKEYLEGVVFTNEKLDEAETTLLEVFGRKDIFERSRFEYIINKHGGKLPIRIKAVAEGTVVPVRNVLMTIENTDPECFWLTNFLETLLMQVWYPCTVASLSREIKKIIKHYYKATASEAAFAGIDFVLNDFGFRGASSVESAGIGGSAHLVNFSGSDTIPGSVFAKRYYHAPTAPGLSIPATEHSVCTLLGEEGELEIFKHILDTYPTGTIACVSDSYNIFRACEQYWGTELKEQILSRDGTLVIRPDSGDPVKTLLTIFDILMNKFGYTVNEKGFKVLPPQVRVIQGDGISYSSIPGIFAALQEAGISAENLVLGMGGALLQRVNRDTQEFALKCAYAEVNGKGINVQKMPVEMDANGQLRTSFKKSKAGKLKLVNDNGIFKTFTQTEAPHLEDVLHTVFENGRVTKSYTFEEVRKTAAL from the coding sequence ATGATAAAGGAAAATCTCATACTCCTGGCAGATGCTTACAAATATTCTCACCACAAATTATATATTCCCGGTACACAACTTATTTACTCCTACCTGGAAAGCCGCGGCGGTAAATTTGATGAAACCGTTTTCTATGGCCTCCAGTATTTTCTGAAAGAATACCTCGAAGGGGTCGTCTTCACCAACGAAAAGCTGGACGAAGCGGAAACCACGCTGCTGGAGGTTTTCGGCCGCAAAGATATATTTGAACGCAGCCGCTTTGAATATATCATTAACAAACACGGTGGTAAATTACCCATCCGCATCAAAGCAGTGGCAGAGGGCACGGTAGTGCCTGTACGAAATGTGCTGATGACCATTGAAAACACCGATCCCGAATGTTTCTGGCTGACCAACTTCCTGGAAACATTACTGATGCAGGTATGGTACCCCTGCACTGTTGCTTCGCTCTCCCGCGAAATTAAAAAGATCATAAAGCATTACTATAAAGCAACAGCCAGTGAAGCCGCTTTTGCAGGAATAGATTTTGTACTCAATGACTTCGGCTTCCGCGGCGCCAGCTCCGTAGAAAGTGCCGGCATAGGTGGAAGCGCCCACCTGGTCAACTTCTCCGGCAGCGATACCATCCCCGGTTCTGTTTTTGCCAAACGCTATTACCACGCCCCTACGGCGCCGGGCCTCTCCATCCCCGCCACAGAACACTCTGTCTGTACTCTTCTGGGCGAAGAAGGGGAACTGGAAATATTCAAACACATCCTCGATACTTACCCTACCGGCACCATCGCCTGTGTATCTGACTCCTACAATATTTTCCGCGCCTGCGAACAATACTGGGGCACTGAACTGAAAGAACAGATCCTCAGCAGAGACGGCACCCTCGTGATCCGCCCCGACAGCGGCGATCCGGTAAAAACACTGCTGACAATATTCGATATACTAATGAATAAGTTCGGCTATACTGTCAATGAAAAAGGATTCAAAGTACTACCGCCACAGGTACGCGTAATACAAGGCGATGGTATCAGCTACTCTTCCATTCCCGGCATCTTTGCCGCTTTACAGGAAGCTGGTATCAGTGCCGAAAACCTGGTTCTCGGCATGGGCGGCGCCTTGCTGCAACGGGTAAACCGCGACACACAGGAATTTGCCTTGAAATGCGCTTACGCAGAAGTAAATGGCAAAGGTATCAACGTACAAAAAATGCCCGTAGAAATGGATGCGAACGGACAACTGCGGACATCTTTCAAAAAATCAAAAGCCGGCAAACTAAAGCTGGTAAATGATAACGGTATCTTCAAAACATTCACTCAAACAGAAGCGCCTCATCTCGAAGATGTACTCCACACCGTATTCGAAAATGGCAGGGTAACAAAAAGTTACACCTTTGAAGAAGTGCGTAAAACAGCTGCCTTGTAA
- a CDS encoding M28 family peptidase, which produces MKKITWLLPLVLTTMFANAQKKNDRKTLTNLQQHINYLNNDKLEGCRTGTPGEQLAAAYISSQLRQMDITPKGADGFLQTFTISERREPTGTCAMSVNKDPLHVGTQFIPLPFSAGKSAKGEALPNVNEPDNIWLINVSELDTGHFKSRLALYQQQTQIAAQSGATAVVFYNGKETPEEVNGWLAQNPPLSTIPAVWVNADISKKINADDASAFQIELQVSLEKVKHTGTNVIGYIDNKAPKTVVIGAHYDHGDYDNASGTAALLEIARLLKTSRFQHHNYLIIAFSGNEQGLSGSKYFTTHSNVELSQINYMINMDMIGQLDPAKGLQISGTGSSPGWPAIISGAAARETKLVYDSSGIGSSDHTSFYNKNIPVLSFFTGHHSGNTGNINYNGALSVVKLVYDIIGKTNSMEKLVFSSTPQATAKK; this is translated from the coding sequence GTGAAAAAGATAACCTGGCTGTTGCCATTGGTACTGACTACCATGTTCGCGAATGCACAGAAAAAAAATGACCGGAAAACCCTGACAAACCTGCAACAGCACATCAACTATCTGAACAACGATAAGCTGGAAGGCTGCAGAACGGGTACACCCGGCGAACAACTGGCTGCTGCTTACATCTCTTCACAGCTACGGCAGATGGATATTACGCCGAAAGGCGCCGATGGCTTTTTGCAGACATTCACCATCAGCGAACGCCGGGAACCCACGGGAACCTGCGCTATGTCTGTTAACAAAGACCCGCTACATGTAGGAACCCAGTTCATCCCGCTGCCCTTCAGCGCCGGCAAAAGCGCCAAAGGGGAAGCCCTCCCCAACGTAAATGAGCCGGATAACATCTGGCTGATCAACGTGAGCGAGCTGGATACCGGCCACTTTAAAAGCAGACTGGCACTGTATCAGCAGCAAACACAAATAGCTGCCCAATCAGGCGCTACCGCTGTTGTTTTTTATAATGGAAAAGAAACTCCTGAAGAAGTAAACGGATGGCTGGCCCAAAACCCACCACTGTCTACTATCCCGGCGGTATGGGTCAATGCTGATATCAGCAAAAAGATAAACGCCGATGACGCCAGCGCATTTCAGATTGAATTACAGGTTTCTTTAGAAAAAGTAAAACATACCGGCACCAACGTAATCGGTTATATCGATAATAAGGCGCCCAAAACGGTGGTAATAGGAGCACATTACGATCACGGGGACTACGATAACGCCAGTGGCACCGCGGCACTCCTGGAAATAGCCCGGCTTCTGAAAACATCCAGGTTCCAACACCATAACTATCTCATCATTGCCTTCTCCGGAAATGAACAGGGATTGTCAGGATCAAAATATTTTACTACCCACAGCAATGTTGAACTGAGTCAGATCAACTATATGATCAATATGGACATGATCGGTCAACTGGACCCTGCAAAAGGGCTGCAAATAAGTGGTACCGGCTCTTCTCCCGGATGGCCCGCCATCATTAGTGGTGCAGCCGCCAGGGAAACAAAGCTGGTATATGATTCCAGCGGAATAGGCTCCTCTGATCATACTTCCTTCTATAATAAAAATATTCCGGTCCTCAGTTTCTTCACAGGCCACCACAGCGGTAATACCGGCAACATCAATTACAATGGCGCCCTCAGCGTGGTAAAACTCGTGTACGATATTATAGGTAAAACAAACAGCATGGAAAAGCTGGTGTTTAGCAGTACCCCCCAGGCTACCGCTAAGAAATAA
- the gcvT gene encoding glycine cleavage system aminomethyltransferase GcvT produces the protein MKNTPFTEKHIALGAKMAPFAGYNMPISYTGINDEHQAVRTNAGVFDVSHMGEFMLKGENALDLIQRVTTNDASKLTAGKAQYSALPNNEGGLVDDLLVYCIEENKVYMLVVNASNIEKDWNWISQFNTKGVEMHNISDKTCLLAIQGPNAASLLQPLTEVNLVNMKYYTFTKGTFAGVSNVLISATGYTGSGGIEIYFEDANGAADKIWDAIFAAGGPKGLKPIGLGARDTLRLEMGFCLYGNDIDDHTSPMEAGLGWITKFTKDFPSREIFEKQKAAGVTQKLVGFEMIDKGIARHDYEIKDAAGNAIGRVTSGTQSPTMQKAIGLGYVKMPFAAQDSEIFIAIRDRLLKAKVVKVPFLS, from the coding sequence ATGAAAAACACACCTTTTACAGAAAAACACATTGCACTGGGAGCAAAGATGGCTCCTTTTGCGGGTTACAACATGCCGATTTCCTATACTGGTATTAACGATGAGCACCAGGCGGTGCGTACCAATGCCGGCGTGTTTGATGTGAGCCACATGGGTGAGTTTATGCTGAAGGGTGAAAATGCCCTGGACCTGATCCAGCGCGTTACCACCAATGATGCTTCCAAACTTACAGCCGGTAAAGCACAATACAGTGCGTTGCCCAACAACGAAGGCGGTCTGGTGGATGACCTCCTGGTATATTGCATAGAAGAAAACAAGGTATATATGCTGGTTGTAAATGCCAGCAATATTGAAAAAGACTGGAACTGGATCAGCCAGTTCAACACCAAAGGGGTGGAAATGCATAACATTTCCGACAAAACCTGTTTGCTGGCTATTCAGGGGCCTAACGCGGCCAGCCTGCTGCAGCCATTGACAGAAGTGAACCTGGTGAATATGAAGTACTACACGTTCACAAAAGGCACATTTGCGGGTGTATCCAATGTACTGATCAGTGCTACCGGCTATACCGGTTCAGGGGGTATTGAGATTTATTTTGAAGATGCCAATGGTGCCGCAGACAAGATCTGGGATGCTATTTTCGCTGCCGGTGGCCCTAAAGGACTAAAGCCTATTGGCTTGGGCGCACGCGATACCCTCCGTCTTGAAATGGGCTTCTGCCTGTACGGCAATGATATTGACGACCATACTTCCCCGATGGAAGCGGGTTTAGGCTGGATCACCAAATTCACGAAGGACTTCCCTTCCCGCGAAATTTTTGAAAAACAGAAAGCAGCCGGCGTAACACAGAAGCTGGTTGGTTTTGAAATGATAGACAAAGGTATTGCGCGCCACGACTACGAAATCAAGGATGCAGCCGGCAATGCAATAGGCCGCGTTACCTCTGGTACACAGTCTCCTACGATGCAAAAGGCTATCGGTCTGGGCTATGTGAAAATGCCGTTTGCTGCGCAGGATTCCGAAATATTCATCGCTATAAGAGACCGGTTGCTGAAAGCAAAAGTGGTGAAAGTACCATTCCTGAGCTAG
- a CDS encoding SRPBCC family protein, whose translation MPIIHLTTVIHAPLARVFDLSRSITLHKRSMAHLQEDAIRGRTNGLISYNETVTWRAKHLGKMRELTTKITAMQVAAFFSDEMTEGDFSYMKHEHHFKEIGNGTVMIDMMDFGTPYGWVGRLLERVYLRKYMIRLLQLRNETIKDYAESEKWRVILD comes from the coding sequence ATGCCTATTATTCATTTAACCACCGTTATCCATGCTCCGCTGGCCAGGGTTTTTGACCTCAGCAGGAGTATTACCCTGCACAAGCGCAGTATGGCGCATTTGCAGGAAGATGCGATCAGGGGCCGTACCAACGGGCTCATATCATATAATGAAACCGTCACCTGGCGTGCAAAGCACCTGGGGAAAATGCGGGAGCTGACAACAAAAATTACGGCTATGCAGGTAGCTGCATTTTTCAGTGATGAGATGACCGAAGGCGATTTTTCTTACATGAAGCATGAACACCATTTTAAAGAGATCGGGAACGGCACGGTAATGATAGACATGATGGATTTTGGTACACCATATGGCTGGGTAGGAAGATTATTAGAGCGGGTATACCTGCGTAAATATATGATCAGACTGCTACAGCTCCGCAATGAAACCATTAAGGATTATGCAGAAAGTGAAAAGTGGCGGGTAATCCTTGATTAA
- a CDS encoding 2-phosphosulfolactate phosphatase, with product MTESNKPSLEVCLSPALLHLFDVKNSIVVIIDVLRATSTICTALYNGAAKVIPVATVEECVNIGRAVGGITAGERDGKVAEGLVHGNSPFEYPRSFIEDKTLVLTTTNGTKLLHMAKDAVQIITGSFPNISAVCDYLVAQNLPVVLGCAAWKDRINMEDTLFAGAVVSRIKQHFDVNCDSAVVAETLYQSAKGDVLTFMKQASHYQRLANYGLEKDIEYCLTPDIANVLPLFKNGELISI from the coding sequence ATGACAGAAAGCAATAAACCCAGCCTGGAAGTGTGTTTATCCCCGGCGTTATTACATTTATTTGATGTAAAGAATAGTATCGTTGTTATAATCGACGTATTGCGCGCTACTTCTACTATCTGTACTGCCCTGTATAATGGTGCTGCCAAAGTAATTCCGGTGGCCACTGTAGAAGAATGCGTGAATATTGGCCGCGCTGTTGGCGGTATTACGGCCGGTGAGCGGGATGGCAAAGTGGCGGAAGGCCTGGTACATGGCAATTCACCTTTTGAATATCCGCGTTCGTTTATAGAAGATAAAACATTGGTATTAACCACCACCAATGGTACCAAATTGCTGCATATGGCAAAGGATGCGGTACAGATCATTACAGGTTCCTTTCCCAACATCAGTGCAGTATGCGATTACCTGGTAGCACAAAACCTGCCCGTAGTCCTGGGCTGCGCCGCCTGGAAAGACCGTATAAATATGGAAGATACCCTCTTCGCCGGCGCCGTGGTGAGCCGGATCAAACAACATTTTGATGTAAACTGCGACTCGGCTGTTGTTGCCGAAACACTTTACCAATCTGCCAAAGGAGATGTGCTCACTTTCATGAAGCAGGCTTCCCACTACCAGCGCCTCGCGAATTACGGCCTGGAAAAGGATATTGAATACTGTTTGACACCGGATATTGCCAATGTGTTGCCGCTGTTTAAAAACGGGGAACTGATCAGTATTTAG